A window of the Nitrosococcus wardiae genome harbors these coding sequences:
- a CDS encoding (2Fe-2S) ferredoxin domain-containing protein, protein MNESYYHYHVFFCTNQRDNGRPCCQNHNALALRNYAKERVKALGLAKQRQVRINTAGCLNRCAQGPTIVIYPEGTWYTYANREDIDEIINEHLIKGHPVERLRI, encoded by the coding sequence ATGAATGAATCTTACTATCATTATCACGTATTTTTTTGTACTAACCAGCGGGATAATGGCCGCCCCTGTTGTCAGAATCATAATGCTTTAGCACTTCGAAACTATGCTAAAGAGAGAGTAAAAGCCCTAGGGTTGGCCAAGCAGCGTCAAGTACGCATTAACACTGCCGGATGCCTTAACCGATGCGCCCAGGGACCCACTATTGTGATCTACCCTGAAGGAACTTGGTATACCTATGCCAATCGTGAAGACATTGATGAAATTATCAACGAACATCTGATTAAGGGTCACCCCGTTGAGCGTCTGCGGATTTAA
- the rluB gene encoding 23S rRNA pseudouridine(2605) synthase RluB gives MAERLQKVLARGGLGSRREIEEWIKAGRVRVNGVPAQLGDKVSVRDQVTIDGRPISPKRLQPPSSQVIVYHKPTGEVCSRKDPEGRPNVFQSLPRPQQGRWISIGRLDINTSGLLLLTTDGDLANRLMHPSTQIEREYAVRVLGTVAGAVIERLQAGVQLEDGLARFEQILDAGGEGTNHWYHVILREGRNREVRRLWESQGVRVSRLMRIRFGPIRLPPGLRGGRWRFLEPPELNALLEAAGMERLVVTKSRPGRGRGQR, from the coding sequence ATGGCAGAACGCCTGCAAAAGGTATTGGCGCGGGGCGGACTAGGTTCTCGCCGGGAGATTGAAGAATGGATCAAAGCAGGCCGGGTTCGCGTCAATGGTGTTCCAGCCCAGCTTGGGGATAAGGTGTCGGTCAGGGATCAGGTGACTATCGATGGTCGACCCATATCGCCCAAGCGGTTGCAACCCCCTTCTTCTCAAGTCATTGTTTATCATAAGCCCACCGGTGAGGTCTGTAGCCGCAAGGATCCGGAGGGGCGCCCTAATGTTTTCCAGTCCTTACCGCGCCCTCAGCAGGGCCGCTGGATTAGTATTGGACGCTTGGATATCAATACCTCCGGTCTCCTGTTGCTCACTACCGATGGTGACCTGGCGAACCGTTTGATGCATCCTTCCACGCAAATAGAGCGGGAATATGCAGTTCGGGTTTTAGGGACTGTGGCGGGGGCCGTTATTGAGCGACTACAAGCAGGGGTGCAATTAGAAGATGGTCTGGCCCGTTTTGAACAAATACTCGATGCTGGCGGCGAGGGTACCAATCACTGGTATCATGTCATCCTCCGGGAAGGACGCAATCGAGAAGTTCGGCGTCTTTGGGAATCTCAAGGGGTTCGAGTCAGTCGGTTAATGCGCATCCGTTTCGGTCCCATCCGCTTACCTCCTGGATTACGGGGAGGGCGCTGGCGTTTTCTAGAGCCACCAGAACTCAATGCCTTATTAGAGGCGGCGGGAATGGAGCGCCTCGTTGTTACCAAGTCTCGACCGGGCAGAGGCCGAGGACAACGCTGA
- a CDS encoding segregation and condensation protein A codes for MGETSEQTPPSVAPALAVVQGRPITELPHDLYIPPDALEVFLESFEGPLDLLLYLIRRQNLDILDIPLAAITRQYMEYIEILRELRLELAAEYLVMSAWLAEIKSRMLLPRPQETAEEEGDPRAELVRRLQEYERYKKAAEDLDSLPRVGRDIFETGVHLPPEEVVKPQPKLELVDLLFALKGVLARAEMFSHHHVTQEALSVRERMGEVLSQVSADSFCEFTALFRLEEGRLGVVVTFLAILELMKESLLEVVQAEAYGPLHVRAVAA; via the coding sequence ATGGGAGAAACATCGGAGCAAACGCCGCCTTCAGTAGCCCCGGCGCTTGCTGTCGTTCAAGGGCGGCCCATTACCGAGTTGCCCCACGATCTCTATATCCCGCCTGATGCTTTGGAAGTCTTTCTGGAGTCTTTTGAAGGACCGCTGGACTTGTTGCTCTATCTGATCCGGCGGCAAAATCTGGACATCCTGGATATCCCTCTCGCGGCGATTACCCGCCAGTATATGGAGTATATTGAGATTCTGCGTGAGCTACGTCTAGAATTAGCCGCAGAGTACTTGGTCATGTCAGCTTGGCTTGCTGAAATCAAATCGAGGATGTTATTGCCCCGTCCCCAGGAGACCGCTGAAGAAGAGGGGGATCCCCGAGCGGAATTAGTTCGTCGCCTCCAAGAGTATGAGCGTTATAAGAAGGCGGCTGAAGATTTAGATTCACTGCCTCGAGTGGGCCGGGATATCTTTGAGACTGGAGTCCACCTTCCACCTGAGGAGGTGGTCAAACCTCAGCCCAAACTTGAGTTAGTCGATCTCTTGTTTGCCCTTAAGGGGGTATTGGCTCGGGCAGAAATGTTCAGCCACCATCATGTGACTCAAGAAGCTTTATCGGTACGGGAGCGTATGGGGGAAGTGCTAAGCCAGGTGAGTGCGGATAGTTTTTGCGAATTTACCGCTTTATTTCGTCTAGAAGAGGGGCGTTTGGGGGTAGTGGTCACTTTTCTAGCTATCCTGGAGCTGATGAAGGAGTCCCTGCTGGAAGTCGTTCAGGCTGAGGCTTATGGTCCGCTACATGTGAGGGCAGTGGCGGCATGA
- the hpnD gene encoding presqualene diphosphate synthase HpnD, whose protein sequence is MDPETYCQNKATRPGTSLYYSLLFLPEPQRHAATALYAYQKEIVGIVAECSDLGVAQAKLQWWQEEITRLFTGHPRHPVTQSLAAPIQSYHLPQPSFLKVIEGVGSDLGQWTYPSFQSLTSYCYQVAGSISSMATEIYGYQDPKTRKYAENLGIALQLTYILRNIRQDAARGRIYLPREEFTRFRVPVEAIFSGGDHSKGMVTLLAQHTTRARQYFCSALIELGKHDYYSQRAGLTQIALGLSTLNAIEEEGYPVLQQRTSLTPLRKLWIAWRTSHRARRGLAPRCQ, encoded by the coding sequence ATGGATCCGGAAACCTATTGCCAAAACAAGGCAACCCGACCAGGGACGAGTCTTTACTATAGTCTCCTCTTTCTGCCCGAACCTCAACGGCACGCGGCCACCGCGCTCTATGCCTACCAAAAAGAGATCGTCGGCATTGTAGCCGAGTGCTCCGATTTAGGCGTTGCCCAAGCTAAGCTCCAGTGGTGGCAAGAGGAAATTACTCGATTATTTACCGGTCATCCCCGGCATCCCGTCACCCAGTCCCTCGCTGCTCCCATCCAAAGCTATCACCTCCCTCAACCCTCCTTTCTAAAGGTAATTGAGGGCGTTGGCAGTGATTTAGGGCAATGGACGTATCCCTCTTTTCAGAGCCTGACCTCCTATTGCTACCAAGTTGCTGGGAGCATCAGTTCGATGGCAACCGAGATCTATGGCTACCAGGACCCAAAAACTCGAAAATATGCTGAAAATTTAGGAATTGCCTTACAGTTGACCTATATTCTGCGCAATATACGCCAAGATGCTGCTCGGGGCCGTATTTACCTCCCCCGGGAAGAATTCACCCGCTTTAGGGTCCCAGTGGAAGCTATCTTCTCTGGAGGTGACCATTCCAAAGGAATGGTCACTCTCCTCGCCCAGCACACAACCCGGGCCCGCCAATACTTTTGTAGCGCCTTAATTGAACTTGGCAAACATGATTACTATTCACAGCGGGCCGGACTCACCCAAATAGCACTGGGTTTGAGTACTCTGAATGCCATCGAAGAAGAGGGCTACCCGGTCCTCCAGCAGCGAACCTCTCTAACCCCCTTGCGTAAGCTTTGGATCGCCTGGCGCACCTCGCACCGCGCCCGACGAGGCCTCGCTCCCCGGTGCCAATAA
- the scpB gene encoding SMC-Scp complex subunit ScpB, translating into MSELCSLKNIIEASLLAADRPLSVEQLGKLFDERRPPSRDQIGKVLEELTAEWEGRGIELKALHSGYRFQIRQELAPWISRLWEERPSRYSRAFLETLALIAYRQPITRAEIEEIRGVSVSSSIMKTLQEREWVRVLGHREVPGRPALYGTTRKFLDQFNLRSLNELPPLAEIKTLGEPQIELTLVEGGLGKEGAVREQEPPPSKEASAEPVSTSDEALRRQ; encoded by the coding sequence ATGAGTGAGTTATGTTCCCTAAAAAATATTATTGAAGCTTCGTTGTTGGCGGCGGATCGGCCCCTGTCGGTGGAACAGTTGGGTAAGCTGTTTGATGAAAGGAGGCCGCCATCTCGCGACCAGATAGGCAAGGTGCTTGAGGAACTTACAGCAGAGTGGGAAGGCCGGGGGATTGAGTTGAAGGCGCTCCATAGCGGTTATCGCTTCCAGATTCGACAGGAATTAGCCCCTTGGATTTCTCGCCTCTGGGAAGAGCGGCCCTCCCGCTATTCTCGGGCCTTCTTAGAGACTTTAGCTCTTATTGCTTACCGTCAGCCGATTACCCGCGCGGAAATCGAAGAGATTCGTGGCGTTTCCGTCAGCAGTTCTATTATGAAAACCTTGCAGGAGCGGGAGTGGGTGAGGGTTCTTGGGCACCGGGAAGTCCCTGGACGGCCTGCTTTATATGGTACCACCCGCAAATTCTTGGACCAATTTAACCTTAGGAGCTTGAATGAATTGCCGCCTCTGGCGGAAATAAAAACTTTGGGTGAACCTCAAATAGAGCTCACTTTGGTTGAAGGTGGCTTAGGGAAGGAGGGTGCGGTCCGGGAACAGGAGCCACCACCCTCTAAGGAAGCTTCTGCTGAGCCTGTATCCACTTCTGATGAAGCGCTGCGTAGGCAGTAG
- a CDS encoding tryptophan--tRNA ligase: protein MALSSLQSQRVLSGMRPTGQLHLGHYHGVLKNWAQLQHEYNCFFFVADWHALTTEYENPQVITESVWDMVIDWLAAGIEPSAATLFIQSKVPEHAELHLLLSMVTPLGWLERVPTYKDQQEKLKEKDLATYGFLGYPLLQSADILIYRATKVPVGEDQVPHVEITREIARRFNHLYGREPGFEELVEAAIKKMGKKNAQLYRELRRRFQEQGDVEALEKARAFLENQQNLTLGDRERLFGYLEGIGKAILPEPQALLTPAARMPGLDGQKMSKSYGNTIALREPPEQVEHKLRTMPTDPARVRRSDPGDPDKCPVWQFHLVYSNEEVKEWVQKGCRTAGIGCLDCKQPIVEAIQSELKPIRERAQEYARHPEEVQRIINEGNEVAREVARETMEEVRQAMGLSYR, encoded by the coding sequence ATGGCTTTGAGTTCCTTACAGTCCCAGCGCGTGCTTTCAGGGATGCGTCCAACCGGGCAGCTGCATCTTGGTCATTATCATGGCGTATTAAAAAATTGGGCCCAATTGCAGCACGAATATAATTGCTTCTTTTTCGTGGCTGATTGGCATGCTTTGACCACGGAGTACGAAAATCCCCAGGTGATTACGGAGAGCGTCTGGGATATGGTCATTGATTGGTTGGCTGCAGGCATTGAGCCTTCGGCAGCGACTTTGTTTATCCAGTCGAAGGTGCCGGAGCATGCAGAACTGCATCTGCTGCTCTCCATGGTGACCCCCTTGGGGTGGTTGGAACGGGTGCCGACTTACAAGGATCAGCAGGAAAAATTGAAAGAGAAGGATTTAGCGACCTATGGTTTTCTAGGCTACCCCCTGTTGCAAAGCGCCGATATCCTCATTTATAGGGCAACCAAGGTGCCGGTAGGGGAAGATCAAGTTCCCCATGTGGAGATTACCCGGGAAATTGCCCGGCGTTTTAATCATCTCTACGGCCGTGAGCCCGGCTTTGAGGAGTTAGTGGAAGCGGCTATTAAAAAAATGGGCAAGAAAAACGCCCAGCTCTATCGGGAGCTGCGCCGACGTTTCCAGGAACAGGGAGATGTGGAAGCTTTGGAGAAGGCCCGTGCTTTCCTGGAAAATCAGCAAAATCTTACCCTCGGTGATCGGGAACGCCTCTTTGGCTATCTGGAAGGGATAGGTAAAGCTATTCTGCCGGAACCGCAAGCTCTATTGACTCCAGCCGCTCGCATGCCGGGGCTTGATGGGCAGAAAATGTCTAAGTCCTATGGCAATACGATTGCCTTGCGTGAGCCGCCGGAGCAGGTGGAGCATAAGCTGCGAACCATGCCTACGGATCCGGCCCGGGTGCGACGCTCGGATCCCGGCGATCCGGACAAGTGCCCTGTCTGGCAATTCCATCTGGTGTATTCTAATGAGGAAGTCAAAGAGTGGGTCCAAAAAGGCTGCAGGACAGCAGGCATTGGTTGCTTGGATTGCAAACAACCCATTGTTGAGGCCATTCAGTCTGAACTAAAGCCCATTCGGGAGCGGGCGCAAGAGTATGCCCGTCATCCTGAGGAGGTCCAGCGGATTATCAATGAGGGTAATGAAGTGGCCCGGGAGGTAGCTCGAGAAACGATGGAGGAGGTGCGTCAAGCAATGGGGTTATCTTATCGGTAA